From the Phycisphaeraceae bacterium genome, one window contains:
- a CDS encoding alkaline phosphatase family protein: protein MSDAPAKSKRVLLIGWDAADWQMIDPLLQAGAMPNLAGMIGRGVRGNLATIRPILSPMLWTSIATGKRADKHGICGFTEPRPDGTGIRPVSSTSRSTKAIWNILHQKGFTSAVCSWFASHPAEPIRGSIVTDQYARQLAVLDCEIDPGPGTFHPAELAEDLNPYRVDPRMLDAAALVPFIPHAAEIDQGKDGRLMTLAHLVAKASTVHAAGCHLLRETDWDFAAIYYDAIDHFGHQFMPYHPPAVPGIDERDARIYGPVMEGCYRFHDMMLGTLLQLAGPDADVILVSDHGFFNDQERLGTDATEDPEHWHRPFGIVVASGPSFKKQETLYGATLLDVTPTILSLFDLPLGGDMDGRPWIEVFSQPVTPDRVFSWDKVPGDAACHEPNAEEDDPVAAAEAIAQLVALGYIDDPGEDANTAVRNTARDLLTNRASALADSRRAAQAIPIWEKLIQENPEEEGFRFQLARTALVVGQLDICEHELGVLKKNHPDSPTILLLQAEIHLVRNQTQQALDLVLQANDAEPDTVRILNTLGRIYLRTKQHEQAHEIFEQSLQLERESPVVHDGLAQAYISLKQFEKAIEHALEAIGYIHHYPAAHLHLGIALAESGMDDPAIQALEVCLGMAPENKIAHQWLAKLYACNDRDRRKAQEHELMGRTILTLGSKP from the coding sequence ATGAGTGACGCGCCCGCGAAGAGCAAACGCGTGCTGCTGATCGGCTGGGACGCAGCTGACTGGCAGATGATCGATCCGCTGCTTCAGGCGGGCGCGATGCCCAACCTCGCGGGCATGATCGGTCGTGGAGTCCGTGGCAACCTCGCTACCATCCGCCCGATCCTATCACCCATGCTCTGGACATCCATTGCCACCGGCAAGCGTGCCGACAAGCATGGCATCTGCGGCTTTACCGAACCCAGACCCGATGGCACCGGCATCCGCCCCGTCTCCAGCACCAGCCGATCCACCAAGGCCATCTGGAACATCCTCCACCAGAAGGGCTTCACCAGCGCCGTCTGTTCATGGTTCGCCAGCCACCCCGCCGAACCCATCCGCGGTTCTATCGTGACCGATCAATACGCCCGTCAACTCGCCGTCCTCGATTGCGAAATCGATCCTGGACCCGGTACCTTCCATCCCGCTGAACTCGCCGAGGACCTCAACCCCTATCGCGTCGACCCGCGAATGCTCGACGCGGCCGCCCTGGTCCCCTTCATCCCACATGCCGCCGAGATAGACCAGGGCAAAGACGGCCGCCTGATGACGCTCGCCCATCTCGTCGCCAAGGCCTCAACCGTCCACGCCGCCGGCTGTCACCTCCTCCGCGAAACCGACTGGGACTTCGCGGCCATCTACTACGACGCTATTGATCACTTCGGCCACCAGTTCATGCCCTACCACCCGCCCGCCGTCCCCGGCATCGACGAACGCGATGCCCGTATCTACGGCCCCGTCATGGAAGGATGCTACCGCTTCCACGACATGATGCTCGGGACGCTCCTCCAACTCGCTGGTCCCGACGCCGACGTCATTCTCGTCAGCGACCACGGCTTCTTCAATGATCAGGAACGTCTTGGCACCGATGCCACAGAAGACCCCGAGCACTGGCACCGACCCTTTGGCATCGTTGTTGCATCCGGACCCAGCTTCAAGAAGCAGGAGACGCTCTACGGAGCGACACTCCTCGACGTCACCCCCACCATCCTCTCGCTCTTCGATCTTCCTCTAGGCGGAGACATGGATGGTCGCCCATGGATTGAGGTCTTCAGCCAGCCCGTCACGCCAGACCGTGTCTTTAGTTGGGACAAGGTCCCGGGCGACGCCGCTTGTCACGAACCCAATGCCGAGGAAGACGACCCCGTCGCCGCCGCTGAAGCCATCGCGCAACTCGTTGCTCTGGGCTACATCGATGACCCGGGCGAAGACGCCAACACCGCCGTCCGTAACACAGCGCGCGACTTGCTGACCAACCGGGCCTCAGCCCTCGCCGACAGCCGCCGCGCCGCCCAAGCCATCCCGATCTGGGAAAAGCTGATCCAGGAAAACCCCGAGGAAGAAGGCTTCCGATTCCAACTCGCACGAACCGCACTCGTCGTCGGACAACTTGATATATGCGAGCACGAGCTAGGTGTCCTCAAGAAAAACCACCCCGATTCACCGACCATCCTGCTCCTTCAGGCAGAAATCCATCTCGTCCGCAACCAAACGCAGCAGGCACTCGACCTCGTCCTCCAGGCCAACGATGCCGAACCCGACACCGTCCGCATCCTCAACACCCTCGGGCGCATCTACCTCCGTACCAAACAGCACGAACAAGCCCACGAAATCTTCGAACAAAGCCTGCAGCTCGAACGCGAAAGCCCCGTTGTTCACGATGGGCTTGCACAGGCCTACATCAGCCTCAAGCAGTTCGAGAAGGCCATCGAGCACGCACTCGAAGCCATCGGCTACATCCACCATTACCCTGCCGCACATCTCCACCTCGGCATAGCCCTCGCCGAATCAGGCATGGACGACCCCGCGATCCAGGCTCTCGAAGTCTGCCTCGGTATGGCACCCGAAAACAAGATCGCTCACCAGTGGCTGGCTAAACTTTACGCGTGCAATGACCGTGACAGAAGAAAAGCTCAGGAACATGAACTCATGGGACGCACCATCCTCACCCTTGGAAGCAAACCATGA
- a CDS encoding family 16 glycosylhydrolase, whose protein sequence is MKPSIPLAIAATILTISTAPLDAAQSIVDGFNGSSINPGIWEIRLAQWGGTGRNGGVIPENVSIANGIVSIDGNGDLYTGPKRGWNANGYREDHGRRSGGAIRTREPQGPGRFEVRMKPVFEDGVTTAMWTFFYNFNGGDVINHEIDIELLNRQTASPTGFRSDYTTMNTWLGEIPSQANLQRVSIIDEEGDPAPQDLGGFHTYRFDWFAGEGVANPRVEFYVDGVHHYTSREFIPTIPGRFTVGMWFPFNWAGQPDFVTRTLEIDRVAITPLANIIPGDATGDGQVNLTDLSILASNFGSTEAAWSLGDFSGEGEVNLVDLSLLASNFGQTTADLPEPGTLTLSLLALATTARRALRP, encoded by the coding sequence ATGAAACCATCAATCCCCCTCGCCATTGCCGCCACGATCCTGACGATCTCGACGGCGCCCCTTGACGCCGCGCAAAGCATCGTGGATGGCTTCAACGGCTCCAGCATTAACCCCGGCATCTGGGAAATCCGCCTCGCACAATGGGGCGGGACCGGCCGCAACGGCGGCGTCATCCCCGAGAACGTCTCCATCGCCAACGGGATCGTCTCCATCGATGGTAATGGCGACCTCTACACCGGCCCCAAACGCGGCTGGAACGCCAACGGCTACCGAGAAGACCATGGCCGCAGATCAGGCGGCGCGATCCGAACCCGCGAACCCCAGGGACCCGGACGCTTCGAAGTCCGCATGAAACCTGTCTTTGAAGACGGTGTCACGACCGCGATGTGGACCTTCTTCTACAACTTCAACGGCGGCGACGTCATCAACCACGAGATCGATATCGAACTCCTCAACCGCCAAACCGCCTCGCCCACCGGCTTCCGCTCCGACTACACCACCATGAACACCTGGCTTGGCGAAATCCCCTCACAAGCCAACCTCCAACGTGTCAGCATCATCGATGAAGAAGGCGACCCCGCCCCCCAGGACCTCGGCGGCTTCCATACCTACCGCTTCGACTGGTTCGCTGGCGAAGGCGTCGCCAACCCACGTGTCGAGTTCTACGTCGATGGTGTCCACCACTACACCAGCCGGGAGTTCATCCCTACCATCCCCGGCCGATTCACCGTCGGTATGTGGTTCCCCTTCAACTGGGCCGGCCAGCCCGATTTCGTCACCCGAACCCTCGAAATCGACCGGGTCGCCATCACACCTCTTGCGAACATCATCCCCGGCGACGCCACCGGCGACGGCCAAGTCAACCTCACTGACCTGAGTATCCTCGCCTCCAACTTCGGCTCCACAGAAGCCGCATGGTCCCTCGGCGACTTCTCTGGCGAAGGCGAGGTCAATCTCGTCGACCTGTCCCTGCTCGCCTCAAACTTTGGCCAAACCACCGCCGACCTCCCAGAACCAGGAACTCTGACCCTAAGCCTCCTTGCGCTTGCCACCACCGCCCGCCGTGCCCTCAGGCCGTAA
- a CDS encoding C45 family peptidase, with protein MQLDFRVVTDSPSSSQLENIFATYWPAYQKWMQRSSVDDGQHGRLQLHRHMPELIKLYDHLHERFGGTIEVQRFLSMYNPPPVVRACTQLVLSDDTGPILLRSYDHHPNLFDRLVLNSEWSGTSTLAMSDCLWGALDGINEHGLAIALAFGGRQACGDGFSASLICRYVIQTCKTVTEAKSALKRLPVYMPYTFVVVDASGDFITAFMGPDRPARFVARRASANQQGAVEWPAYAQFVESEARLRCAESLLESTQTIDSARRAFLVPPVWRGNYAKASGTLYVAEYSAATRSLRLHWPTQSEQFSISNTRDRYFSVQLAD; from the coding sequence GTGCAGCTCGACTTTCGTGTCGTAACAGATAGCCCGTCGAGCAGTCAGCTAGAAAACATCTTCGCTACCTACTGGCCCGCTTACCAGAAATGGATGCAGCGATCTTCCGTGGATGACGGCCAACACGGTCGCCTGCAACTTCACCGGCATATGCCAGAACTGATCAAACTCTACGATCATCTTCATGAGCGATTCGGGGGAACTATAGAGGTCCAGAGATTCCTGTCAATGTACAATCCGCCTCCGGTCGTTCGCGCTTGTACACAGCTGGTCCTGTCAGATGACACGGGACCGATCCTGCTACGAAGCTACGATCATCACCCTAATCTTTTCGATCGATTGGTCCTAAATAGCGAATGGAGTGGAACTTCGACACTCGCCATGTCGGATTGTCTCTGGGGCGCACTCGACGGCATCAACGAACATGGCCTTGCGATCGCACTGGCGTTTGGTGGCCGACAGGCGTGTGGTGATGGGTTTTCAGCATCTCTGATTTGCAGATACGTGATTCAGACCTGCAAGACGGTCACCGAGGCGAAGAGTGCCCTAAAACGGCTGCCTGTTTACATGCCTTATACCTTTGTTGTCGTTGATGCATCTGGTGACTTTATCACCGCTTTCATGGGGCCAGACCGGCCAGCCAGATTTGTGGCCAGGCGGGCATCAGCCAATCAGCAAGGAGCGGTTGAGTGGCCTGCGTATGCACAGTTTGTTGAGAGTGAAGCTCGCCTGCGATGCGCGGAATCACTCCTGGAATCGACTCAAACTATAGATAGTGCCCGCCGCGCCTTCCTGGTGCCACCAGTATGGCGGGGCAACTACGCCAAAGCGAGCGGAACGCTTTATGTCGCCGAGTATTCAGCGGCTACGAGAAGTCTCCGCCTACACTGGCCAACACAATCGGAACAGTTCTCTATCAGCAACACACGCGACCGATATTTCTCGGTTCAACTGGCTGATTGA
- a CDS encoding biotin carboxylase: MGGTRPKTKIDREVQHANTARPLTTDRPAGKKPKALRGVSDVRRFFYRNTEPVYFISATPFNLLGMDEWVRGFMFINAIDCFDGQHPSVFVPPELEHEPWESIEDINNYLLSHPAVIDLIRKRGPGGKAVFLMFDQKTEELCRDLGLEVCFPEAALRTRIDDKMETTRIADRAGVHSVPNVLGRVDSFKALRKLSQPLGDDLVIQTAYGDSGHTTFFVSNEMEFERHAEEIVKAPEVKIMKRIRCRGAALEACVTRRGTIVGPLMTELVGFKELTPYKGGWCGNEVFAGAFSAEVRSHARESAMKFGDELKKEGYLGYFELDFLIDLDSDEVYLGECNPRITGASSMTNLASFAHADAPLFLFHLIEWMGINYHVDPAKLSNRWANPDNIDSWSQLVMKHTGDDIKRITSAPPSGVWELDDHGGIRHVRMQTHRRTVQHENRAFFLRISGNGDYFYEGADLGILVSPGRFMDNDFQLTDRAKAWIKGINSLYTGDPVPKIEHARIGIEDSSFKLL; the protein is encoded by the coding sequence ATGGGAGGGACCCGCCCTAAGACCAAGATTGATCGTGAAGTTCAGCATGCTAATACGGCAAGACCGCTAACCACCGATCGTCCGGCTGGTAAGAAACCCAAGGCCCTGCGTGGCGTATCCGACGTCCGCCGATTTTTCTATCGCAACACGGAGCCGGTCTACTTCATCAGCGCGACGCCCTTCAATCTGCTGGGTATGGACGAGTGGGTCCGCGGCTTCATGTTCATCAACGCAATTGATTGCTTTGATGGTCAGCACCCGAGCGTGTTCGTGCCACCCGAGCTCGAACACGAGCCATGGGAATCGATTGAAGACATCAACAACTACCTGCTTTCGCACCCTGCTGTGATCGACCTGATCCGTAAAAGAGGCCCAGGCGGGAAAGCTGTCTTTCTGATGTTTGACCAGAAGACTGAAGAACTCTGCCGTGATCTCGGTCTTGAGGTCTGCTTCCCGGAAGCCGCCCTTAGAACCCGAATCGATGACAAGATGGAGACAACACGGATCGCCGATCGAGCAGGCGTCCACTCCGTACCTAATGTTCTTGGTCGTGTAGATTCTTTCAAAGCACTACGAAAGCTGAGCCAGCCACTCGGCGATGATCTGGTTATCCAGACCGCGTACGGCGACTCAGGACATACAACCTTCTTCGTGTCGAATGAGATGGAGTTCGAGCGCCACGCTGAAGAGATCGTGAAAGCTCCTGAAGTCAAGATTATGAAGCGCATCCGCTGCCGGGGGGCTGCTCTCGAAGCCTGCGTGACACGTCGCGGCACGATTGTCGGGCCACTCATGACCGAGCTGGTGGGTTTCAAAGAACTCACACCCTACAAGGGCGGCTGGTGCGGCAACGAGGTCTTTGCAGGGGCTTTCAGCGCTGAAGTCAGAAGCCATGCCCGCGAATCCGCCATGAAGTTTGGTGACGAGCTTAAGAAAGAGGGCTACCTGGGCTACTTCGAGTTGGATTTCCTGATCGATCTTGATTCCGACGAGGTCTATCTTGGTGAGTGCAATCCGCGGATTACCGGGGCGAGTTCGATGACGAATCTTGCATCATTCGCTCACGCCGATGCCCCACTATTTTTGTTTCACCTCATCGAATGGATGGGCATCAACTACCATGTTGACCCTGCCAAACTCAGCAATCGATGGGCAAACCCAGACAATATCGATTCCTGGTCTCAGCTCGTCATGAAACATACCGGTGATGACATTAAACGAATTACTTCAGCGCCTCCCTCAGGCGTATGGGAGCTGGATGATCACGGCGGAATTCGGCACGTTCGGATGCAGACGCATCGTCGAACCGTCCAGCACGAAAACAGAGCGTTTTTTCTCCGTATCTCCGGAAACGGCGACTACTTCTATGAAGGCGCAGACCTGGGGATCCTCGTCAGTCCCGGCCGCTTCATGGATAACGACTTCCAGCTCACTGACCGAGCAAAAGCCTGGATTAAGGGCATCAACTCGTTGTACACGGGTGACCCCGTCCCCAAGATAGAGCACGCCAGAATTGGTATTGAAGACAGCTCTTTCAAGCTTCTCTAG
- a CDS encoding carbon-nitrogen hydrolase family protein, which produces MRPYAVAGLQLHVSGRKSNLDHICDRIEMLMLLYPWVQMVVVSELATFGGWTGNAMQFPNDIEKRYCQLAAKHQIWLIPGSLYENTPSGIYNMAPVINPEGHVVTRCRKLFPFMPYETGVESGTEFCVFDVPEIGRFGVSICYDMWLPETSRTLAAMGAEVILHPTLTPSIDRDVELSIVRATAAMNQCFVIDINGIGDGGNGRSTLVSPTGDVLYQAGTNEESMPIEIDLDRVRRSREVGLKGLGQPLKSFRDRKVEFTVYDKASGVASYLDTLGPLEKMARGSKAGLAFGGSPPPIIPAADDLSASSPASAIPAPVATPPTTPPSAGAL; this is translated from the coding sequence ATGCGACCCTACGCTGTTGCGGGACTCCAGCTTCATGTGTCAGGCCGGAAGTCGAATCTTGATCACATCTGTGACCGGATTGAGATGCTCATGCTTCTGTATCCGTGGGTGCAGATGGTGGTCGTGAGTGAACTCGCGACCTTCGGCGGCTGGACCGGGAACGCGATGCAGTTCCCCAACGATATCGAGAAACGCTACTGCCAACTCGCCGCCAAGCATCAGATCTGGCTGATCCCCGGTTCTCTCTATGAGAACACGCCAAGCGGCATCTACAACATGGCGCCTGTCATCAATCCTGAAGGGCATGTCGTCACGCGATGCCGCAAGCTGTTTCCTTTCATGCCTTATGAGACGGGCGTCGAATCGGGGACCGAGTTCTGTGTTTTTGATGTTCCGGAGATTGGCCGGTTTGGTGTGAGTATCTGCTACGACATGTGGCTCCCTGAGACATCACGAACGCTCGCGGCCATGGGTGCTGAAGTGATTCTGCATCCGACGCTGACGCCGAGCATCGACCGTGATGTGGAGCTATCTATCGTTCGCGCCACCGCTGCGATGAACCAATGCTTTGTGATCGACATCAATGGTATTGGTGATGGCGGCAATGGACGATCGACGCTGGTCTCTCCCACGGGCGATGTGCTTTATCAGGCAGGCACCAACGAGGAAAGTATGCCGATCGAGATTGATCTCGATCGCGTCCGCCGTTCACGCGAAGTCGGGCTCAAGGGTCTTGGCCAGCCGCTCAAGAGCTTCCGTGATCGTAAGGTAGAGTTCACTGTTTATGACAAAGCCTCTGGTGTGGCGTCATACCTCGATACGCTTGGTCCACTAGAGAAGATGGCGAGGGGGTCTAAAGCAGGCCTGGCCTTTGGTGGCTCGCCTCCGCCAATCATCCCCGCTGCTGACGATCTCTCAGCCTCCAGTCCGGCATCTGCCATCCCCGCGCCAGTTGCCACACCTCCTACAACTCCTCCATCGGCGGGTGCTCTATGA
- the mgtE gene encoding magnesium transporter — MVANHHAIEDALAQRFFTLYPDEAARHLDGAPAADAAELLSAQSDRCAATVISRMDPELASQCIEDMDHDFTGRILPMVEVTHLAALMARLTPEVRERQLSSLDPGLSEEVRQLMSYPDGTAGHLMDPKVYSFRPDITVEEVLERLHSLRQRRILDLFLVNEQGQLVGAVPLPEVVMAESDQPLAELVKGPAPSIQALAPQDEVVEALDQSRLTNLPVVDINGKLIGVIRQTTLVQTVAEEASAGLQTMVGVSKEERALSSPIFAVRKRLVWLNINLLTAFLAAAVVGLFENTIAEVTALAVLLPVVAGQSGNTGAQALAVTMRGLALREIRVRHWAQVMLKELTAGTINGIAIAIVTMIGVYVWSQSLSLCAVIGLAMVISMAIAAIAGTAVPIVLTILRQDPAQSSSIILTTVTDVVGFFSFLGLATLFINALVSTG, encoded by the coding sequence ATGGTCGCTAATCACCATGCTATCGAAGATGCTCTGGCCCAGCGGTTCTTTACCCTCTATCCCGATGAGGCTGCTCGGCATCTGGATGGCGCGCCTGCTGCAGACGCGGCTGAACTGTTATCTGCACAGAGTGACCGGTGCGCGGCGACGGTGATCTCTCGCATGGACCCGGAGTTGGCTTCACAATGTATTGAGGATATGGATCACGACTTCACCGGTCGTATTCTTCCGATGGTTGAAGTGACTCATCTCGCTGCTTTAATGGCCCGGCTCACGCCAGAAGTTCGAGAGCGTCAGCTATCAAGCCTCGACCCTGGGCTGAGTGAAGAAGTACGCCAGTTGATGTCATACCCGGACGGCACCGCTGGGCATCTGATGGACCCAAAGGTGTATAGCTTTCGACCCGATATCACTGTCGAGGAAGTGCTTGAGCGGTTGCACAGCCTGAGGCAGCGGCGAATCCTTGACCTCTTTCTCGTCAACGAGCAGGGCCAGTTGGTCGGCGCGGTCCCGCTCCCGGAAGTGGTCATGGCGGAGTCGGATCAGCCGCTCGCGGAACTGGTGAAGGGCCCGGCGCCGAGCATCCAAGCGCTGGCCCCGCAAGACGAGGTGGTTGAGGCTCTGGACCAATCCAGGCTGACAAATCTTCCTGTCGTTGATATCAACGGTAAACTCATCGGGGTCATTCGGCAGACCACGCTGGTTCAGACCGTTGCTGAAGAAGCGAGCGCCGGTCTCCAGACGATGGTCGGTGTCAGCAAGGAAGAGCGGGCTCTATCGAGTCCGATTTTTGCTGTACGCAAGCGGCTTGTGTGGCTGAACATCAATCTGCTCACGGCGTTTCTCGCCGCTGCTGTCGTCGGTTTATTCGAGAACACCATTGCCGAGGTGACCGCCTTGGCTGTTCTGCTGCCTGTGGTCGCTGGCCAATCGGGCAACACCGGTGCCCAGGCATTGGCTGTCACCATGCGTGGGCTTGCGCTTCGTGAGATCCGGGTTCGTCATTGGGCGCAAGTGATGCTTAAGGAACTGACCGCAGGCACCATCAATGGCATTGCTATCGCGATTGTCACGATGATTGGTGTCTATGTATGGAGTCAGTCTCTATCTCTGTGTGCCGTGATTGGTCTGGCCATGGTGATCTCCATGGCGATCGCCGCGATTGCGGGTACGGCGGTTCCGATCGTCCTCACGATTCTTCGCCAGGACCCGGCACAGTCTTCCTCGATCATTCTCACCACGGTGACGGATGTCGTGGGGTTCTTCAGTTTCCTGGGGCTCGCCACGCTCTTCATTAACGCTCTTGTCAGCACCGGGTAA
- a CDS encoding CBS domain-containing protein, which produces MTTKLRLAHTFLELHPEDSARILEGFSVEHGAEALAGCGPVIAAGVIQRMLPGIAAGYLDELPSSESSSILTHVPIEVTAMIARHWAPDRQSEVLSGLQPQTADALRLMLSTPQGTIGSLMDPLAFTLPADITVAEARQRVEQAGDRVLYYLYIVDRQHKLVGVLNLREFIMAASDIQLSSIMNKMVLSLKASASIEEFAGTSECKRYLSFPVLDKNGTFMGVLSTRVLHKAVGEEQQGLKKRGTVDTAVALGELYWVTLSGLLSGVQMPASGSQSASKLSTESSDGR; this is translated from the coding sequence GTGACGACAAAGCTACGCCTCGCACATACGTTTCTTGAGCTTCATCCCGAGGATTCGGCTCGCATCCTGGAAGGGTTCTCTGTCGAGCATGGGGCAGAGGCGCTTGCAGGCTGCGGTCCCGTGATTGCAGCGGGTGTTATCCAGAGGATGTTGCCCGGCATTGCTGCGGGCTATCTGGATGAGCTGCCGTCTTCTGAATCGAGTTCCATTCTTACTCATGTGCCCATTGAAGTGACTGCCATGATTGCTCGGCACTGGGCGCCTGACCGGCAGTCTGAGGTTCTTTCTGGCCTGCAGCCTCAGACCGCTGATGCCCTGCGTCTGATGCTTAGCACCCCGCAGGGGACGATTGGTTCGTTGATGGACCCTCTTGCTTTTACCTTGCCAGCAGACATCACCGTCGCCGAGGCTCGTCAGCGGGTTGAGCAAGCCGGGGATCGGGTCCTGTACTACCTGTACATTGTGGATCGTCAGCACAAGCTTGTGGGTGTCTTGAATCTGCGTGAGTTCATCATGGCAGCGTCAGATATTCAGCTCTCGTCAATCATGAATAAGATGGTCTTGAGTCTCAAGGCCAGCGCTTCGATCGAAGAGTTTGCGGGAACTTCGGAGTGCAAGCGGTATCTTTCTTTTCCTGTCTTGGACAAGAACGGGACTTTTATGGGTGTTCTCTCGACGCGAGTGCTGCACAAGGCAGTTGGGGAAGAGCAGCAAGGGCTTAAGAAGCGTGGAACGGTCGATACGGCTGTGGCTTTGGGTGAGTTGTACTGGGTCACCCTGAGTGGCTTACTTTCTGGTGTTCAGATGCCGGCGTCTGGGTCTCAATCGGCGTCCAAGTTATCAACGGAGTCATCAGATGGTCGCTAA
- a CDS encoding mechanosensitive ion channel produces the protein MVLAQVTLLEDLTISVMRVFESFIAYTPKLLAALLLILIGLLTAFVLRFLVRRLINYALGQLKRHVDMSSSVQLHPIYQSLPKIVSGILFWIVLLFFLAAGIEALGLDAVSALFGSITIYLPRVLGVAMIIFAGLILGDMARVWVTKIAEHSRSGLSETLGRATQVVIWLVALLMSIDQLGIHSGVIFVLLAIVGGSLFGAGALAFGLGAQSTVSNIIAAHYVHQTYQVGNHVRIGERQGCITEITRVAIVLATDEGRLVVPACHFHQSVSLMMDEGG, from the coding sequence ATGGTGCTTGCTCAAGTCACTTTACTGGAAGACCTCACCATCTCGGTGATGCGTGTCTTTGAGAGTTTTATCGCGTATACGCCGAAGCTTCTTGCTGCGCTGTTGCTGATCTTGATTGGGCTGCTCACGGCCTTCGTGCTTCGCTTTCTGGTTCGTCGTCTTATCAACTATGCACTGGGCCAGCTCAAGCGTCATGTGGATATGAGCTCCAGCGTTCAGTTGCATCCGATCTATCAGTCACTACCCAAGATCGTCAGTGGTATCCTATTTTGGATCGTCTTGCTGTTCTTTCTTGCGGCGGGGATCGAAGCTCTTGGTCTGGATGCTGTATCTGCTTTGTTTGGCAGCATCACGATCTACCTGCCTCGGGTGCTGGGCGTTGCGATGATCATCTTCGCTGGCTTGATCCTGGGAGACATGGCCCGGGTCTGGGTCACCAAGATCGCTGAGCACTCGCGTAGCGGGCTTTCTGAGACACTTGGCAGGGCCACGCAGGTGGTCATCTGGCTGGTCGCGCTTCTGATGTCTATTGATCAACTAGGCATCCACAGCGGTGTGATCTTCGTCTTACTGGCGATCGTCGGGGGGTCCTTGTTTGGTGCTGGGGCCTTAGCGTTCGGGCTTGGGGCGCAGTCTACGGTCAGTAACATCATTGCCGCTCACTATGTTCATCAGACTTATCAAGTCGGCAACCATGTACGGATTGGTGAACGGCAAGGGTGCATCACCGAGATCACCCGAGTCGCGATTGTGCTTGCTACGGATGAAGGGCGGCTGGTCGTTCCTGCGTGCCATTTTCACCAGAGTGTCTCGCTCATGATGGATGAGGGCGGCTGA
- a CDS encoding DDE-type integrase/transposase/recombinase: MPGTRLRDPDDRPSSPARRGPDQRHVGAADLEEQRPPRSVRCASGQSEGRRAPEHFFKPPGPNHVWHLDLTVLRVLWLRFEIAAILDGFSRKIIAIKLFKASPTTPQMVALIDEVSRSTGGPRYLVTDRGGQFQKSFRHELGRRGIEHARGRAQTWQFNAKVERLFWSMKRWWRVSLIIPNTEAIQKRLNAYATWHNRFRPHAALGWLTPHEAALGASPPAPLRYTEGGDIQPEIKVKRKNVRGDPRLLYPVIEVTPKIRSVA; encoded by the coding sequence GTGCCCGGAACGCGACTTCGGGACCCGGACGATCGCCCGTCATCTCCTGCGCGCCGGGGTCCGGATCAGCGACACGTCGGTGCGGCGGATCTCGAAGAGCAGCGGCCGCCACGTTCAGTCCGCTGCGCCTCGGGTCAGTCCGAAGGGAGAAGGGCCCCTGAGCACTTCTTCAAGCCGCCCGGCCCCAATCATGTCTGGCACCTGGACCTGACGGTGCTGCGGGTTTTGTGGCTGCGGTTCGAGATCGCCGCGATCCTCGATGGCTTCAGCAGGAAGATCATCGCGATCAAGCTGTTCAAGGCCAGCCCTACCACACCACAGATGGTGGCACTGATTGACGAGGTATCGAGGTCCACGGGTGGGCCTCGATACCTCGTGACCGATCGAGGCGGTCAGTTCCAGAAGAGCTTCAGACACGAACTTGGGCGAAGAGGGATCGAACATGCTCGCGGGCGTGCTCAGACTTGGCAGTTCAACGCCAAGGTTGAGAGACTCTTCTGGAGCATGAAGAGGTGGTGGCGGGTGTCCTTGATCATTCCCAACACTGAGGCGATTCAGAAGCGCCTGAACGCCTACGCCACCTGGCACAATCGCTTCAGGCCGCATGCGGCGTTGGGTTGGTTGACACCTCATGAAGCGGCCCTCGGAGCCTCACCTCCGGCTCCACTTCGATACACGGAAGGAGGTGACATTCAGCCAGAGATCAAGGTCAAACGAAAGAATGTGCGTGGTGACCCGCGATTGCTCTATCCAGTGATCGAGGTAACCCCAAAGATCCGTTCAGTGGCCTAA